From a region of the Salvelinus namaycush isolate Seneca chromosome 40, SaNama_1.0, whole genome shotgun sequence genome:
- the mxra5a gene encoding matrix-remodeling-associated protein 5, which produces MDAQLKMDCPAAFILILSVLMVPVTSLPCPRQCTCPQATEVHCTFRSLLAVPAGIPRQVERMNLGFNTINHVTQTSLAGLRKLELLLMHGNDLHNIPNGAFRDLMSLQMLKMSYNKLKEINRHTLQGLWSLTRLHLDHNRLEFIQPDTFQGLTSLRLLQLEGNRLQQLHPSTFSTFSMMGHFHVSTLRHLYLSENSLTSLPQKLLGGMPQLENLFLHGNPWTCDCRMKWFPDWNKNSPGVLKCKKDRAYPGGQLCLMCYSPKNLRMKEVLGLDTLGCSSPVITSPDQPTTPEDTETEVMTLEEFKGPFGNITLGLTDEHGNKVDLECSVGEPRRELSKVSWEQVNPLQLASNVSISVDLECPINRDNYERLWKLIAYYSDTPAHLQREIMLTKEPVPSYRYRQDLERDALYYTGVKANMVAQPSWLMQSSVDLQLNRPQSTGKSVKLILSTHLTQTVESELERRQRRTWVMIENTNATRTTLSVVVGSAAVIDCNVLSSGDTVVHWMLPDGTQLEAPYSSPDNRVSVSSTGRLDIKTVGHSDSGIYYCIAQVSDDLSVLPFRLTVEESSSPPPLGGDETAPTLVEGFTGVPLTLNCVVSGSPDPEINWILPDSNIVSHRVNSSRALVYSNGTLRVPESRLTDSGYYKCVAMNQHGVYSLATKVTLTRQLGAEMRPLRRMRPQSASGVNIRVKAPMENTEEASGDNEGAQEEVPSSSSSSSSSSSSLSRVELMNRRRGQSSNRGGGHPFRNTWRRPAVPRKATTTGTNDEDKKNTVGTRRRINVANKNIDPEKWADILAKIRDKNGQGNTIMTPSSTHLTTKTNQESTTTASAKQTESPDNIEGSIDDLHEEEEKEPYTPTIIPHTPTQHTTYTTDSDADTGTNHARFTQPVTEPVTSVPQQLSNTVTHTETQGRHTVTPTHSQTLGQLRVNVWTSSSYHDSLQGENQSTTPTALATDGDAVTESDISPTSEDNQGAEDANEPSVVNSYNEGGDAYLDRAELDPSLTTTTVRGYSESETESDEFDHSLTETQSTTAKLETHAQLKQQTTSNITYLPLSTPSPTTELTSAVNMRKETPGEVATRLRNQNSRRRNGGGGRRRRPNTGRKKPKPNNPLRSDFTTSATPMDALPTTTKATTATWIKIEMFDKAKSMTDRFNTAVPSTGSQATSSGRVSHEENTGVSLYQDRIDPSVKPTTRKGTLSPHAKPLFRSTPAPLASPTTSLTETYKQSSQSSHHRTAPERASQTPNTQSPVPEHSVVHTTANQGKFTSIPLPAVKPTETTQRGGSDTVDLHPVPSPDKSPENRNTRPGLLPDGQLNTPDNRYTTGTTEVKKVPVKEIDSVSPSIRHEITSAHGTTHAPGASTKEPFHEEVEHEKARVSTTEMPVTSESSYHGSDPSKTVTVKPGTTSDGHYNIRESTSTTGKARTPVENVAVSVAATTTKDVTPTMSPLTSTSVRASVVFPSRVKPQNPVLNTPSTRVRTQPSSRTVEVPSNSNHIPDSHRERVLISQPDQRNNPILNRGDSILITRSDPNRQPPPADSHTTTKLESTDIRPDPVTGVKPTTTEPRTPHRHRTVTNTNTQMVKQTTTTTTLTPTTTMSVSQTSLVSSSKPQSPSSGGQRTETPTQTQGLSGGVSGGGQRPSVAGPAVRGKPRITNVDVQTVTVNAEMDAQLPCVAVGEPKPFLSWTRVSTGATVAQNTRVQRFEVHPNGTFIIRNSQPQDRGQYLCMVQNQYGVDKMVVSLMVLAQHPRVLQPRYRDATVYHGDGIDLECQVQGHPMPRVTWVLPDRVHLTAPPAPGPDNPASGPQSGPKRVDLLGNGTLRITQASYTDRGIYKCIGSSVAGADTVSVRLHVAALAPVIQQPRYENMSLPEGSTAYIHCTAKGAPTPIIRWTTPDGVQLLTSQFVNGRNFFVFPNGTLYIRGLGQGNAGRYECVASNAVGASRRTSILTVLRLPSSTKARITSSSPQRTDVVYGGLLRLDCIATGKPEPRIVWRTPSKKLVDSQYSFDPRIRVFTNGSLAIQAMTEKDDGDYLCVARNKIGDDYMLLRVSVLTKPAKIEQKQLLASQKVMYGGDLKVDCVASGLPNPEIRWALPDGTMINTLKQTDSRARGGRTRRYVVFDNGTLYANDVGMREEGDYTCYAENQIGKDEMKVHVKVVADPPIIRDKTQSPEVIRVLYGETVSLKCSAKGEPTPVITWLSPTNRAIASSSDKYQVHNDGTLVVQKAQGFDAGNYTCTARNSAGQDSKVTRVDVLVMPPTINGLRGMVNTIRVTAIRDQRTMLACEAVGTPIPQVMWVLPENVILPAPYYGSRMTVHRNGTLDIRSPKGTDSAQLACIARNEGGEARLMVHLEVREMVERPQLRGPKTESLSLTVGGTMTLNCSFEGGPAPPTVTWILPNGSPLMSGAQFSKFFHRPDGSLVITNPSVSESGMYRCLARNVAGLVERTITLAPERKPEINNRYNSPISIMNGESLQLHCLSTGDPLRLTWTLPSGVVLGRPQRAGRYAVLANGTLAIQQASVYDRGSYVCRAANEYGSALLSVPVIVIAYLPRITNGPPPVIYARHGVAVQLNCVATGIPRAEIAWETPDRTRLAVSAQPRLFGNKYLHPQGSLIIQNPTQRDQGFYKCTARNVIGVDTKATYLHVF; this is translated from the exons ATGCTGAAAATGAGCTATAACAAACTGAAGGAGATCAACAGACACACTCTCCAGGGTCTGTGGTCTTTGACCAGACTCCACCTGGACCACAACCGTCTGGAGTTCATTCAACCAGACACCTTTCAGGGCCTCACCTCCCTACGTCTCCTACAGCTGGAGGGGAACAGACTGCAGCAGCTCCACCCCTCTaccttttccaccttctccatgaTGGGACACTTCCACGTCTCCACCCTCAG GCACCTGTACCTGTCGGAGAACAGCCTGACCTCGCTGCCCCAGAAGCTGCTGGGAGGAATGCCCCAGCTGGAGAACCTCTTCCTGCATGGGAACCCCTGGACATGTGACTGCAGGATGAAGTGGTTCCCCGACTGGAACAAAAACTCACCAG GTGTGCTGAAGTGTAAAAAGGACAGGGCCTACCCAGGAGGTCAGCTCTGCCTTATGTGTTACTCCCCAAAGAACTTACGAATGAAAGAAGTCCTGGGCCTGGACACACTGGGCTGCTCCAGCCCCGTTATCACCTCCCCTGATCAACCTACGACCCCAGAGGACACAGAGACCGAGGTCATGACCCTGGAGGAGTTCAAGGGGCCATTTGGCAACATTACCTTAGGCCTGACGGACGAACATGGGAACAAAGTGGATCTGGAGTGCAGCGTCGGAGAGCCCCGCAGAGAGTTGTCTAAGGTCAGCTGGGAGCAGGTCAACCCTCTGCAGCTGGCCTCTAATGTGAGTATCTCCGTGGATCTGGAGTGTCCCATCAACAGGGACAATTATGAGAGACTCTGGAAGCTGATCGCCTACTATAGCGACACGCCCGCTCACCTGCAGAGAGAGATCATGCTGACTAAGGAGCCGGTGCCCAGCTACAG GTACAGGCAAGACCTGGAGAGAGACGCGTTGTACTACACAGGGGTTAAGGCTAACATGGTAGCTCAACCATCCTGGCTGATGCAGAGCTCTGTGGACCTGCAGCTGAACAGGCCCCAGTCCACTGGGAAGAGCGTCAAGCTGATCCTCAGCACCCACCTCACACAGACCGTGGAGTCTGAGCTGGAGCGCAGACAACGCAGGACATGGGTCATGATAGAGAACACAAACGCTACCAGGACGACGCTGAGTGTTGTAGTGGGCAGCGCTGCTGTAATAGACTGTAACGTGTTGAGCTCAGGAGACACGGTGGTTCACTGGATGCTGCCAGACGGGACCCAGCTGGAGGCACCGTACAGCAGCCCAGACAACAGGGTGTCAGTGTCGAGCACCGGCAGGTTGGATATTAAAACTGTAGGACACTCAGACTCAGGGATATATTACTGTATCGCCCAGGTCTCTGACGACCTCAGTGTCCTCCCTTTCCGCCTGACGGTCGAGGAGTCCTCCAGTCCTCCCCCTCTTGGAGGGGATGAGACGGCGCCTACCCTCGTAGAGGGGTTCACCGGTGTCCCTCTCACTCTGAACTGTGTCGTGTCTGGCTCTCCTGACCCTGAGATTAACTGGATCCTTCCTGACAGCAACATAGTGAGTCACAGAGTCAACTCTTCTAGAGCGCTGGTGTATTCCAACGGAACTCTGAGAGTCCCAGAGAGTCGACTGACAGACAGTGGATATTATAAGTGTGTGGCGATGAACCAGCATGGTGTGTATTCCCTGGCTACTAAGGTGACTCTCACCAGACAGTTAGGAGCAGAGATGCGACCACTGAGGAGAATGCGGCCACAGTCCGCTTCAGGGGTCAACATCAGGGTCAAAGCCCCCATGGAGAACACTGAGGAGGCATCAGGGGACAATGAGGGCGCACAGGAGGAAGTCCcctcctcgtcttcctcctcttcctcctcatcctcatccctGAGCCGTGTGGAGCTAATGAATCGGCGGAGAGGTCAAAGTTCAAACAGGGGTGGTGGACATCCATTTAGAAACACATGGAGGCGACCTGCTGTACCTAGAAAAGCAACCACGACAGGGACAAATGATGAAGACAAGAAAAACACAGTGgggacgaggaggaggattaACGTGGCAAACAAAAATATAGACCCGGAGAAGTGGGCGGACATTTTGGCCAAAATCCGTGACAAGAACGGACAGGGTAACACTATCATGACACCCAGCTCAACTCACCTCACCACAAAGACGAATCAGGAGTCAACAACAACAGCCAGCGCTAAGCAGACAGAGTCTCCGGACAACATAGAGGGATCAATAGACGACCTCCacgaggaagaggagaaagagccATACACACCCACTATTATACCGCATACACCCACTCAGCACACTACTTACACCACAGACTCCGATGCGGATACAGGCACAAATCATGCCCGTTTCACGCAGCCGGTCACAGAGCCTGTCACATCTGTTCCCCAGCAGCTCAgtaacactgtcacacacacagagacgcaagGCAGGCACACAGTCACACCCACACACTCCCAGACCCTGGGTCAGCTGCGTGTGAACGTCTGGACCAGTTCTTCATACCACGATTCTTTACAAGGAGAAAATCAAAGCACCACCCCCACCGCTTTGGCTACAGATGGTGACGCGGTTACAGAGTCTGATATCTCACCCACATCTGAGGATAATCAGGGGGCGGAAGACGCTAACGAACCCAGTGTTGTTAACAGCTATAATGAAGGAGGTGACGCATATTTAGACAGAGCTGAACTTGACCCATcactcaccaccaccacagttAGAGGGTACTCTGAATCGGAAACAGAGAGCGATGAATTTGATCACTCTCTCACTGAGACTCAGAGCACAACTGCTAAACTAGAAACACATGCACAGCTAAAGCAGCAAACAACGTCGAATATAACCTATCTTCCACTCAGCACTCCCTCTCCCACAACCGAGCTCACTTCAGCTGTGAATATGAGGAAGGAAACTCCAGGTGAGGTGGCTACTCGACTCAGAAACCAGAACTCCAGGAGGAGGAATGGGGGTGGGGGCAGGAGAAGAAGGCCCAATACGGGTAGAAAGAAGCCAAAGCCTAATAATCCGTTGAGAAGTGATTTTACAACCTCAGCCACACCTATGGACGCGCTCCCAACAACTACCAAGGCAACCACTGCCACATGGATTAAAATAGAAATGTTCGACAAGGCCAAAAGCATGACGGACAGGTTTAATACCGCAGTTCCATCGACGGGCAGCCAAGCAACGTCATCAGGCAGAGTGAGTCACGAAGAGAACACAGGAGTCTCTTTATACCAAGACAGGATTGACCCTTCAGTGAAGCCTACAACTCGAAAGGGCACCCTTTCACCACACGCCAAACCACTGTTCAGGAGCACACCAGCCCCACTGGCGTCTCCCACAACCTCTTTAACAGAAACATATAAACAATCATCCCAGAGTAGCCATCACAGAACAGCCCCAGAAAGAGCCTCTCAGACTCCGAACACTCAGAGCCCAGTCCCAGAGCACTCGGTTGTGCACACGACAGCCAATCAGGGGAAATTTACAAGCATCCCCCTTCCTGCAGTTAAACCAACCGAGACAACACAAAGAGGAGGCAGCGATACCGTAGACCTTCACCCTGTTCCAAGTCCTGACAAGTCCCCGGAGAACCGCAACACTCGACCGGGACTGCTACCAGATGGACAGCTCAACACACCAGACAATCGATATACAACAGGTACGACGGAGGTTAAAAAAGTGCCGGTCAAAGAGATTGACAGCGTGTCTCCGTCTATCCGGCATGAAATAACCAGTGCACACGGCACAACACACGCCCCGGGTGCCTCAACAAAAGAGCCCTTTCATGAAGAGGTAGAACATGAGAAGGCTCGGGTTAGTACCACTGAAATGCCGGTGACATCTGAAAGCTCTTATCACGGATCTGATCCTTCTAAAACAGTCACTGTTAAGCCCGGAACAACCTCTGATGGGCACTATAACATCAGAGAAAGCACATCCACCACAGGCAAAGCCCGAACACCAGTGGAAAATGTTGCCGTTTCTGTTGCTGCTACTACAACAAAGGATGTTACTCCAACTATGTCACCTCTCACCTCCACATCAGTTAGGGCATCTGTAGTTTTCCCCTCTAGGGTGAAGCCTCAGAACCCTGTACTAAACACTCCATCCACTAGGGTCAGGACCCAACCTTCATCCAGAACAGTGGAGGTTCCCTCCAACTCCAACCACATCCCAgacagtcacagagagagagtcctCATCTCTCAACCCGACCAGAGGAACAACCCGATCCTCAACAGAGGAGACTCCATCCTAATCACCAGATCTGACCCCAACAGACAACCACCACCAGCCGACTCCCACACCACTACTAAACTAGAGTCAACTGACATCAGACCTGATCCAGTCACCGGTGTTAAACCAACCACCACAGAACCCAGAACACCCCACAGGCACAGGACagtcacaaacacaaacacccaGATGGTCAAACAGACGACCACTACAACCACTCTCACTCCCACCACCACAATGAGCGTTTCTCAGACTTCATTAGTGTCTTCATCGAAGCCTCAGAGTCCGTCCAGTGGGGGCCAGAGGACAGAGACCCCTACCCAGACACAGGGGTTATCAGGTGGGGTGtcgggaggtggtcagagaccatCCGTAGCAGGACCTGCTGTAAGAGGGAAGCCCCGGATCACCAATGTGGATGTGCAGACAGTGACAGTGAATGCAGAGATGGATGCACAGCTGCCCTGTGTGGCTGTAGGGGAGCCCAAGCCTTTCCTCTCCTGGACGAGAGTCTCCACTG GAGCGACAGTAGCCCAGAACACTCGGGTCCAGAGGTTCGAGGTCCATCCCAACGGCACGTTTATCATCCGTaacagccagccccaggaccgaGGCCAGTACCTCTGTATGGTCCAGAACCAGTATGGCGTGGACAAGATGGTGGTCTCCCTGATGGTCCTGGCCCAGCATCCCAGAGTGCTCCAGCCACGCTACCGCGATGCTACCGTGTACCACGGAGACGGCATCGATTTGGAGTGCCAGGTACAGGGACATCCCATGCCCCGGGTCACCTGGGTGCTGCCTGACAGGGTCCACCTCACTGCCCCCCCAGCCCCGGGCCCTGACAACCCAGCCAGTGGCCCCCAGTCTGGCCCCAAGCGTGTGGACCTCCTCGGTAACGGTACTCTCCGGATAACCCAGGCCAGCTACACAGACAGAGGGATCTATAAATGTATCGGCAGCAGCGTGGCGGGAGCCGATACAGTCTCTGTCCGTCTCCATGTGGCAGCCTTGGCTCCAGTCATTCAACAACCTCGCTATGAGAACATGTCCCTCCCCGAGGGCAGCACGGCCTACATCCACTGCACCGCCAAAGGAGCCCCTACGCCCATCATCCGCTGGACCACGCCCGACGGAGTCCAGCTCCTCACCTCGCAGTTCGTCAACGGCCGTAATTTCTTTGTCTTCCCCAACGGGACCCTGTACATCCGTGGGCTAGGCCAAGGCAATGCAGGGAGATATGAGTGTGTGGCCAGTAATGCGGTAGGAGCCTCCAGGAGAACCAGCATTCTGACAGTACTGAGACTCCCATCCTCCACCAAGGCCAGGATTACCTCCTCGTCTCCCCAGAGGACTGACGTGGTCTATGGGGGGCTGCTGAGGCTAGACTGCATTGCCACAGGAAAACCAGAGCCCAGGATCGTCTGGAGGACCCCCTCTAAGAAACTAGTGGATTCCCAGTACAG CTTCGACCCCAGGATAAGGGTGTTCACCAATGGTTCTCTGGCCATCCAGGCCATGACAGAGAAAGATGATGGGGACTACCTGTGTGTGGCCCGAAACAAGATAGGGGACGACTACATGCTTCTGAGGGTTAGCGTGCTGACCAAGCCGGCCAAGATTGAGCAGAAGCAGCTGCTGGCCAGTCAGAAG GTGATGTACGGAGGAGACCTGAAGGTGGACTGTGTAGCGTCTGGCCTCCCCAACCCTGAGATCCGCTGGGCTCTGCCGGACGGCACCATGATCAACACACTGAAACAGACGGATAGTAGGGCTAGAGGTGGCCGCACCCGCAG ATACGTAGTATTCGACAACGGGACGTTGTACGCCAACGACGTGGGgatgagagaggaaggagacTACACCTGCTACGCTGAGAACCAGATAGGGAAGGATGAGATGAAGGTTCACGTCAAGGTGGTGGCGGACCCTCCGATCATCAGAGACAAAACTCAAAGCCCTGAAGTCATCAGGGTTCTTTATGGGGAGACCGTGTCTCTGAAGTGCAGCGCCAAGGGAGAGCCGACACCAGTCATCACATGGCTCTCCCCCACTAACCGGGCCATTGCCTCCTCCTCTGATAAGTACCAGGTCCATAATGATGGTACATTGGTGGTCCAGAAGGCACAAGGCTTTGATGCTGGTAACTACACCTGCACAGCTAGGAACAGTGCCGGCCAGGACAGCAAAGTCACCAGGGTGGACGTCCTTGTGATGCCGCCAACCATCAACGGACTGAGAGGTATGGTCAACACTATCAGAGTGACGGCTATAAGGGACCAGCGCACCATGCTGGCCTGTGAGGCCGTGGGGACACCCATCCCCCAGGTCATGTGGGTGTTACCGGAGAACGTCATTCTCCCGGCGCCATACTACGGAAGCAGAATGACGGTGCATCGTAACGGTACGTTGGATATACGTTCGCCGAAGGGGACCGACTCGGCTCAGCTGGCCTGCATCGCACGCAACGAGGGCGGGGAGGCCAGGCTGATGGTCCACCTGGAGGTTAGAGAGATGGTAGAGAGGCCGCAGCTCAGAGGGCCCAAAACAGAGAGCCTCTCTCTAACGGTAGGTGGTACCATGACCCTGAACTGCTCCTTTGAAGGAGGCCCAGCACCCCCAACAGTAACCTGGATCCTCCCTAATGGTTCCCCCCTCATGAGCGGTGCCCAGTTCTCCAAGTTCTTCCACCGACCTGACGGCTCCTTGGTCATCActaacccctctgtctctgagAGTGGTATGTACCGTTGCCTGGCGAGGAATGTAGCCGGGCTAGTGGAACGTACTATTACTTTAGCCCCGGAGAGGAAACCAGAGATCAATAACCGTTACAACTCCCCCATCAGTATTATGAATGGGGAGAGCCTCCAACTCCACTGTCTCTCCACGGGGGACCCCCTCCGGCTGACGTGGACCCTGCCCAGTGGGGTGGTCCTGGGGCGGCCACAGAGAGCCGGTCGCTACGCCGTCCTAGCCAATGGAACGCTCGCCATCCAGCAGGCGTCCGTCTACGACCGCGGCTCCTACGTCTGCCGAGCGGCCAACGAGTACGGCAGCGCCCTGCTCTCTGTGCCCGTCATCGTCATTGCGTACCTGCCTCGCATCACCAATGGCCCGCCTCCCGTGATATACGCTCGCCATGGCGTGGCAGTCCAGCTGAACTGTGTTGCCACGGGGATCCCCCGAGCTGAGATTGCCTGGGAGACGCCGGATAGGACGCGGCTAGCGGTCAGTGCCCAGCCACGCCTCTTTGGCAACAAGTACCTCCACCCACAAGGCTCTCTCATCATCCAGAACCCCACACAGAGAGACCAGGGCTTCTACAAATGCACCGCCAGGAACGTAATAGGGGTCGATACTAAAGCCACCTATCTACATGTGTTCTGA
- the c40h10orf53 gene encoding UPF0728 protein C10orf53 homolog encodes MPQNAVVIVRYGPYKSCGIVDHRTFRLIGLQAALKENGHQSVLEKMSDWNKLELVVNGECVYTCSIKQLEFGGDGKLDPLCKEAVTAVQNAY; translated from the exons ATGCCTCAAAATGCAGTAGTTATCGTGCGCTACGGTCCTTATAAATCGTGTGGCATCGTGGACCACAGAACGTTTCGTCTGATTGGCCTCCAAG CTGCATTGAAAGAGAATGGACATCAAAGTGTCTTGGAGAAAATGTCTGATTGGAACAAGTTGGAACTTGTGGTCAATGGAGAATGTGTCTATACATGCAGCATAAAACAGCTGGAGTTTG GGGGAGATGGGAAACTGGACCCCCTGTGCAAGGAGGCCGTCACTGCTGTGCAGAATGCATACTGA